Sequence from the Clostridium butyricum genome:
TTATTGCAGTCTTTTTTTCCTTTTTTATTATTTTATATACATCATCACAAACCATTAACCTTGATTGATAATCTAATGCAGAAAATGGTTCATCTAAAAATAATATTTCTGGATTTAACGCAAGTGTTCTTATTAATGCTACCCTTTGTCTCATTCCACCTGATAATTCTCTTGGATAATGATTTTTAAATTTCTCAAGACCATAACTTTCTAATAGATTTTCAACTCTTTCTTTTGATTCATTATTTAAAATTTTTTTAATTTTAAGACCTAAAATCACATTTTCCCATACAGTATTCCATTCAAACAAATGATCCTTTTGAAACATATATCCAATTTTATCAAGACTATTTTTTATATCTTCGCCTCTATATAAAATACTTCCTTCAGATGGTTCTAAAAGACCACTTATTATATTCAAAAGTGTAGATTTCCCACATCCTGAAGGTCCCAAAATAGAAATAAACTCTCCTTCATTAACTTTAAAATTAATACTGCTTAGAGCTTTTGTTTCACACTTTGCAGAATGATAGTTCATTGATATATTACGTATTTCTAATAAACACAAATTTAATTCACCACCTTTTCATCTATATAATTATCTAACCATGTTAATTTTGAGCTTTTTGAGCATACGAGTTATCAACTATTTTAGAAAATTGTGGTCTTGTAGTTATAAGACTGCTGTCATAATCCTGTATAATATCCATAAGTCTATTTAGATCTTCTTCTTTAATTTCTGGACTATGAGCAAGTGCATCTATACTCCTATAATTTTTAACTACTGTTATTATAGTATCTCTATCTGTTCCCGGGAAATAATCAATTATACTATCTGCTACTTCTTCATCAGAATGACTGAAAAACCATTGCTGACCTTCATATATAGCTTTTGTGAATTTTTCTATAACTTCTGGGTTTTTATCCATATATGATTTTGTTGAAAAATAACATGTATATGGGATTAATCCTGTTTCTTCACCTACTGATGCAAGAATATATCCACTTCCATCCTTTTCTATAGTTGAAGCTGTAGGTTCAAATAATGCAACATAGTCTCCAGTACCACCTTTATATGCACCAGCAGTTGCTGAAAAATCTATATTTGTTACCATATTTACATCTTTTTGTGGATCAATGTTATTTTTCTTCATAGCATACTCAAGTGCCATTGCTGGAACACCACCTGGTCTGCCTCCGATAACGTTACTACCTTTAATATCGATCCACTTAAAATTATCATTCTTATCTCTTCCAACTAAAAAAGATCCATCTTTTTGGGTCACTTGTGCAAAAAGTACTGGATAATCTTCTCGTCCCTGATTATTAATGTAAACTACTTGTTCAGGTCCACAAAATCCAATATCTGCTGAATTACTTAATACGGCCTGCATAACCTTATCTGCTCCTTGACCTGTCTGAAGATCAATTTCTATACCATTATCATCAAAAAAACCCTGACTCATAGCAATATACATTGGTGCATAAAATACTGAACGTGTAACTTCATTGAGCCTTACTTTTACTTTACCATCCTTAGTTTTACTACTACTCGTACATCCAACCATAGAGACAGCAGTAACCAAAGCCGTTAATAATGCAATTAATATCTTTGATTTTTTCTTCATTAATCAAAGCATCTCCTAATAATATTTACACTTTATACTATGATTAAATGTAAAAGATTGTTCTATTTAACTTTTACCTATAATATTAATAAAGAGCAAGATTAAAAAATATCTTAATCTTGCTCTTTACTTTATAAAATTACTTATTTCAAACTATTTATTTTTTCAATACATTTTTATTCTCTTATTAATCCTAAATAAATTCTATCTTCCAATTAAAATATCCGCTTTCTTCATTTTTCTCATATCTGAAATAAGCCGAAAAAGTATTACCTTTTTTACTTTTCAAATTTCTAAAACCTACTTTTCCATTTTTCAAAAGAAGCTCAACCATCTCTCTTGATACTTTTTTCCCAAATGAATTAATATATTTATCATCTTTCCATATAGTAAACTTGCATCCATTCTTCCAGTTACTACATCCGAATCCCTTTTCACCTTCAATTATAGGATTTCCACATACAGGACATGGCCCAACACTCTCAACATCTTTAGGAAGCTCAACCTTAAATCTTGATAAAGCACCCGTATCACTCTTTATTGCATCAACTGATTTTATTGTAAAATCTTTTATTAGATTCATAAAATCATTTTTTTCAAACTTTCCTTTTTCAATATCTGAAAGTGTCTTTTCAAGCCTTCCTGTATACTCAAGGTCTAAGAGATCTTTAACTGGGAATATTTCAACTATATTTCTTCCAAGGTCAGTACATATAAGACTCTTGCCTTTTGTTTTTAAATAACCTATATCTTTTAATTTCTTTATTGTTTCAGCCCGTGTTGCAGGTGTTCCTATACTAAAGCCACTAAGTATTGATGCCATCATTTCTTCAGAATCCTCTTTACCCTCTACTCCTTTTCCACAGGTTTCCATTACTCTTAGTAAAGTTTTTTCTGTATGATGTTTTGGTGGTTTTTTAGTTACTGAACTTACTTTTGATTTTATTACATCAACATTTTCATTTACTTCAACTTTAGGAAGTATTACATCTTTACTTTCAATCTTCTCTACTTTTTTCCAACCTTCAACTAACTTGACTTTACCTTTTGATATAAATATACCTTTAATTTCAGGATTTTCTCCCTTCAATGTAACTTTTGTTTCTTCAAATTCAGCCACAGGCATAAACTGCATTATAAATCTGTTCTTTATAGCTTCATAGACTATTTTTTCATCTCCGTTTAATCCCGATGGTTTTATGTATGTAGGAGTTATTGCACTATGACTTTCAACTTTTGAACTATCAAATATTCTTTTTGATGTTGTAAATTTGATTTCACCTTCATAAGGCAATCCAACTTTTAATGTTTCTAAAACCTTTTTGGCTCTATCTTTCAAGCTTTCCTCTAAAACTACACTTGCAGTTCTAGGATATGTTGTAAGCTTCTTTTCATATAAGGATTGAGCTACTTTTAAAACTTTATCAGATGTCCATCCTTTATATTTACTTGTTATATATCCTTGAAGATTAGATAAATTAAAAAGATATGGTGGATATTCCTTTTTTAATTCTGTCTGCTTATCTTTAATATTTGCTCTCTCAGCTTCAAGTAATGGTAAAAGCTTGCTCAAATCTTCTTTTTTTTCAAATTTTTCAGAATCATTTTCATAATATAATCCTTCAAATTCTTCATTTTTATCAGTTTTAAAGTTACATATTAATTTATAATATGTAGTTGCTGTAAAATTTTCTATTTCCTTATCTCTATCATATATTATTTTTAAAGTTGGTAATAAAACTCTACCTATATTTATAGTTTTATTTTCTTCAAATTTATACTTTAATGTACTTACTGAAGTCAAATTTATACCTATAATCCAGTCACTCCATTGTCTCCCAATACCTGCATCCTGAAGACATTGCATTTCTTTATTATTTTTTAATGATTCCATTCCCTTTTTAACTTCATCTGGAGTCCATTCATTTAACAATAACCTATATATAGGCTTCTCAACTTTGAAATAATCAAATATTTCATCTGCTATAACCTGACCCTCTCTATCAAAGTCAGTTGCTGAAATAATTCCATCAACATCTTGCCTATCAATAAGATTCTTTATTATTCCAAGCTGTTTCTTTGCACCTTTATCTTCAATACTTCTATTTGCACTATCACATTTAACTTTATATAAGAAGTTCTCTGGAATAAAAGGGAATTTTTCAAATCTCCATCCCTTCATACTTTCATCATAATCTTTTGCATCATAAAGTTGCAAAAGATGTCCAAATGCCCACGTTATATAATAGCCGTTGCCTTCAAAATAGCCATCTTTCCTAGTTTTTATTTTAAACGCATCTGCAATATTTTTTGCTACAGATGGTTTTTCTGCAATAATCACTTTAGCCATGCTATTTCTTTTCCTCCTCTCGGTTATTACTCAGCACTATCTATATTATCACTAATCAAAAAATAAAACCAGTTTAGCTTTAAACTGGTTTTATAATAAAATATAATTACATCTCATTAAGCATCCAAACAAAGAAATTAAGAATACCAGCATAAATAAGCCATATTAAATAAGGCATCATTAATAGTGCTGGATACTTTCCCCCTTTGCTATAAAATCTTTTTATTGTTAAAATAACAAAAAATATTAAAACTAACAGTTCTAAAAAAGCTAAACCGTACAAACGTAATCCAAAAAATATAATGCTCCATAAAAAATTCAAAAGCAATTGTATATAATATACAAACATTGCTGGGCTTGTATCTATATTTTCGTATTTCAAAATATAAATCTTATATGCAGCAATCCCCATAAGAATATACAGTATTGTCCACATGACTGGAAATACATAAGCTGGTGGAGCAAATACTGGCTTTTGAAGCTGTTCGTATACTTCTTTTATATTTGGTAGAATCAACGCAATGATGGCTCCACTTAAAAGAGGTAATCCTATGTTTATAATAAGTGGTATAATTCTTATCTTGGCATTTTTTTCATTCATATTTAAGCACCTCATAATTAATAATTTTCATATCAAGATGCTATATTATATGCTACATAATAAAAAAGTATGTATTAACAAATTTTATTCATGGAAATAATTTCCTAAGTAATATATATATCTGAAAATTCAATATCAACTTTTTCATCAATTGAATTCATTTCAAAATTTTCATATTGTATCTGCTCTTTTTCAACATTGTCTAAATAGTTCATTGTGATTACAAATTCATTTCCTTCATTATTAGATATTAATCCAATACTTCCACCTTGAATCTCTACTAATGCTTTTGTCATAAATAATCCAAGACCGCTTCCCTCTTTTATTCTATTGAAAGCCTTATTTAATTTTGTAAATCTATCAAATATATATGGTATTATCTCTTTTTCTATTTTAGGTCCGTCATTTTTTATTATTATGCACACTTTATCATCTTCTAAAGCTAAATTAACTTTTATCATACCACCCTTTTTGCCATATTTAACACTATTAGATAATAAATTTAATATAATTCTTGTAATAAAGTCCTTATCACAATTAACATATATTTCTTCTTGCTGCGAATCAAAAATAAGTGTATTTTCACTTCTTTTTATATACTTATTACAAGCCAGTGCTGTATTTTCTATAATATCAACAATATTATATATTTTTTTGTCTGGAATTACATATCCTTCTGATATTTTATTTGAATCTATAAAGTTATTTATTGTTCTTATAAGTCTAAGACAATTTTGGATTATTATTTTTCTATTATTGTCTACTAAATCAATTTTATTTTCCTTTAGATATATTTTGTTAAGCTGAAGTACAGATGATATTAAATTAATTGGTGTTTTTAACTCATGAGATATATTAGCAAAAAATTCTTTTTTATTCTTATCATCAGCTAAACATTCCTCAAATTCTTTCCTTATTTTTTTATTTTCCTCTTTATAACTAAAATCTTGTACATATATTAATTTATTTTCATCATCCGGACAACTAAAAAACATATCAAATACTATATTTTCATCAATAAAAAAAGAATAATGTTTACTCGTATCTACTTCATCTAGTGATAAATTGCAATATTTTTTTAAAAATACTCCAATATCCATACCAACAAAATCAGAACTTTTCATATTCATTTTTTTTATCATAGTATTATTTACATGCTGAAGCTTATTACCTACAAATAAAAATACTCCTCCGTAAATGGAATCTAATAACATGCTATAATTATTTTGCGTTCTATTTATCATAGTATTAATATCATTTAATATCTTATTTCTTTTTAGTAGAATTGAATTTAAATGCTTTTTTTCTTTAATAGCTTGTTCTATATTTAAATTTATTATATTAAAGCACTCATATCTTATTTTATCTATCATATAGCCATAAAATAAAGTGAATGTTGTACATTTTAATATTAACAAAACTTTAGATATTATATTTAAATCAAGTTTTATAAATATTAATCCAGATAAGTTTAACATTATTGAAGTTATATAAAGAATAACCTTTTTAAATTCATTTTTAGAAATTTTTTTTCTATTAGATAGTATTTTTCTTAAAGTAGATAAAGCCACACATAAACTTATCAATATACTTATATATGCAATTTCCTTTAATTTTAAGTCGCTGAATATGGCTTCTATTGAAATATTTTTAAAATTTATAAGCGTTATAAATACATATAAAACTATAGCAATTATATGTATACCTATATTACTTATATACTTATTTTCAACGTTAAATATATTTTCAATCTGGCTATACTCAAGAGTAGCTCGTAAACTTAATAAAAAGAAAACTTCTTCCATACTATCTTTTTTCAACAATGTTAGTATAACTAACACAATAACGACACCTATTATTAAGGATAAAAAATATATTTTCTTTATATTACTAATCTTTTTAACTAGTATTTTATTTTTAACAGTATTTATATATACAAAGCCCACTGTTATTCCCAGAGAAATAATGCTTATGGAAAAAATAACAAACTCATAACTGCTTCTTATACATACATATCCTCCTAAAACAACAATAAAAATCAACAAAAAGTTAAAATTCGTATTGCATTTTTGCCTGAAATCTTTTATTTTATAAAAAAATTCTTTAGTCATAAGTTTCTCCTTTTTCAAACTCAATAACTATACTTGTTCCTAATAATACTTTTTCATCCAAATATATTTTTCCTTTTTGCAATTCTACTAATCTTTTTACTACAAACAAACCTAATCCAGTGCCACTTTTTGAATCTGATATTGTTTTGTTAGTTGACGCATATCTATTAAAAATCTTGTTTCTAATTTCTTCATTTATTCCAGATCCAGTATCCCTTACTTTTACAAAAACCTTGTCCATTTTTTCTTCAATTATTACATATATCTTTCCACCTTTAGCTGTATACTTTACTCCATTTGATATTAAATTTAAAATTATTCTTCCTATAAATTCAATATCAACTTCAATCATGCATTCTTCTGTATTTGTATCAAAAATCAATTCTATTCCGTTCCAGCTTACATAATCAACATATGACATAACATAATCTTCTACAATTTCTACTATATTAACCTTTCTTAAATTAGCAGTAAGAAATTGAGAATATATTTTAGAATTATCAATTAAATTATTAGCAAATCTTATTAATGATATACAGTTTTCGCTACTTATGGAATTATATTTTTTTAATGAGTCTATATCATCTTTTTCTATATATATTTGTTCAAGTTGAATAGCAGAGTATATAACATTTATAGGAGTTTTTAAATCATGACTTATACTAGATAAGAATTGAGTTCTAGTGTATTCCTGAATTTTTTTCTCTTCAACTTCTTTTTTCAATTTTTTTATCATAACATTCGATGTGTTATCTTCAATTAAAATAATTTTTTTATCATATTGCATTAAATTCATTAGGTATTTAGTTTTCAAATACTTTTTTTTCCCATCAGTATATAATACTGCATTATAATCTTTTTCTTTATCTTCATTAATAAACTCTATATATGTATCTATTTTCTTATTTATTATTTCTTTTATGTTATGTATTTTTGCTAGTTCTAAAAACTTACTATTTACATATAAAATTCTGCTATTTTCACAATTTAAAATTATAAATGGATGAGGCATAAATTCAAAAATTTTATTACTTAATTTTTCTTTTTGTTTCATAATATAATTTAATTGTTCAAGTTCCTTATTTTTCAATATAATTTTATTAGTTATATTGTCTAAGTCTTCATTTTCTTTTTTTAATACATTCATAAAAAATTCACCAGGCTCTTCAATTTCGCTAGTAATAGAAAAAGTAAATAACATAAGGAAATTAAATAATCCTAGAATTTCAAGTATCATTTCCAAATTAATCATACTATTTATAATAAGAAATAATAATTGAAAAATTCCTATTATTAACGTATATATGTAGGCTTTTCTAACCTTTGTTTTTTCTTTTATAAATCCCTTATACCTTTTTATATCTTTATACAGTGTATGACATATGTCAAACTGCATTAATATACAAAATAATTGAAATAAGAAAAGCATAATATTACAATTCATAAAATTTATATGTATATAAAAAACAAATATGTATATGAGAAAAGCTGATAAAATTAAGTTTTTATATATTTTTCTCTGTAAGTAATACTTAATTATCACATAACAAAGCATTACCTCTATTAAAATTATAATTTGACAACTAATTAATAGATATAATTTTAATGAACAAAATGTACTGCTTCCTGTCATAATTGATATTCCTGCAAATCCTATTATATCAATCAAAACCAAAAAAGTTTTAAGATAATTTGATATATATTCATCAATAAATCCTTTTGTTCTACTTAATATCATAAAAAGTACACAACTTAATACTATATAAATAATTCTTATAGTAATTAAAATATCTATACTATTTTTTTGAAAAAATAAATAGAGCAATATATAAATAAATACTGTTGTAAAAAAGACCTTCAGTGTATAGCCCTTTATCCAAAAAAATTTCTCATCCATAATTAATTTTTTCCTTTTTTACAATTTTTATCTTCTTATATATTACTCTATTTTTTATTCATTGTATACATTAATTTCCTATTAATGTCTTAATATTCCACTCTTCAACAATTTGTTCATTATAATATCATTTCCCTTATTTAAAGGACCTTTAAGAGTGATTCCCAACACTAATGAACATATCATATATATGCTCAATACTTTTATATCTTTTATTAACAGAGGATAAACAATTCCTGCTAATATTTGTCTCATACCATTTGTGGCATATGTGAATGGAAGATAATTATATATGTTATGAAACACAGATGGTGTAACTTCTACTGGAAACGTTCCTCCTGTTCCTGCCATTTGAATAACAAGCATAACTACAATAATTGCCTTTCCAATATCGTCTAAAAGACTGGCTGCTGTATATATAATTAATGTAAATACAATAGATACAAAAATACTATATAATATAAATATTATAGGATGAACAACATAAACATCAAGCCATAACAATGCTCCACAACATGCTAATATAGTTGCTATTGTTGTTAGTGTTATAAACGTCAAGAGTTTTCCCAAATAAACTTCATATGGCTTTAATTCAACACCATCATCTAAATTTTCTGCTTTAAATGATAATAATGCACTTGCTATTAATGCTCCAACCCATATACATAGTACAATGTAAAAGGGAGCACTTGATGATCCATAATTGGGCCAAGAAAACAATCTATTGTCTTCTATTTCAACTGGACTCGCCATAAAGTTACTTTGATCATCCCAATTATTTGTAATCATATCTATTATTTCATTAAAAGCATCATCTTCATCCATTTCTCTAAGTTTATCGGCTACTTCATGTACTTTATCCTTTACTTCTGGAAATTTATCTTTAAGGTCAGCTAATTTATCACCCGAAAAATTAATAGTATCTTGTGAAGCACTTAAAATTTCCTCTAAATTAGGAAGTACATCTTGCCCATCCTTCAAAATATCCACTGTAATACTTAGTATATATTTTATCGAATCAAATCCATCATTTATTCCATTCATAATTTCTGAATCATAACTGTCAATAACATCACTAATTAATGTATTAACATCTTTTAAACAACTTCTTAAATCAGTTAGTGTCTGTAAATCAAGACCTTTCCCATCCTCAAGGTCCTGAATCTTTTCATCTGTTCTTGAAATTAGTATATCAAGTTTTTCTTCTACATCATCAAGTTTATCCATTAAAATTGTGATACTTTTATTTATTGTTTTAAGATTATCCTTAACATCATCAAAAATATCATACTGATCCTTTAATTGTTTTTGTATTTTTGCTACTCCATCATCTTCTAATAGAGAATCATCTATATTAATATGTGGAAGTTCATAATCTATTATTTTCTTTAAAAACGATTTTGTACTTTTAAGCATTCCCTTTATTTCACTAACTGTTACTTTTGAAGATGTAGCAGTTTCAGATATGGTTATAAGTGATTTTTTTGCAGTCTCTGGAAGTATATTTTCATCTAAATTATCTAATGTTACAGATGCATTATCAACAAGCTGTTGAGATAGCAAAAGATCATCCTTTATTCTTGGTGAAATTTCATTTATATCACTTTGCATCTTATCTACAATATAATCACTATTATTTATAAAATCATTTGTTGAATCTAATAAATTTGACACCGTTGGCAGCATATCATTAGTTTTAAGCAAAAGTGAATTCACATCAGAAACTCCTCCAATTGTATCATTTAAAATGCTTTCAAGTTCTGGAAGTTCTTCATCAAGTTCATATATTTTGTTTATTATATCTCTTATGTCAGCCCTTTTTCCATCTATCTCAACTCCAGTTTCATTTATAAGCCTAAACATAACTCCTGAAACAGTTTTGACTATATTTTCATCTAGCTGATTTTTAACACTTTTAGCTCCTGCATCTGTCAATTTTGGTGCTATTGCATTTATCTTTTCATTTACAGTGTATATCAGTTTGGGCTTGACAACTTCTTTCTCCATAAGTGTTGTTACACATTTAGAGAAATCTTCTGGTATTACTATAGATGCGTAATATTGCTCCTTTACAAGTCCTTCTGATGCTTCCTCTTCACTTACAAACGTCCAATCCATCTTATCATTATCTTCTAGCTTTTCAATAAGTTCTTCCCCTAGATTTAAATCCTGATCCTTATAAATAGTTCCTGAATCCTTATTTACTACTGCAATTTTTATTCCACTTGTGTTAGCATAAGGATCCCAAGATGCTTTTATATTTGTCAAGGAATATAAAGACGGAATTAGTATTATAACTATTGCCATAATCATAGCTGCCCAATTGGTACATATTCTTTTTATGTCTCTTGCATAAATTCTAAATATATTCTTCATCTTCTTTATCCCTCAATATTATATGACTAACTTACTTTCTTTCAATTTATCTAC
This genomic interval carries:
- a CDS encoding sensor histidine kinase, with protein sequence MNVLKKENEDLDNITNKIILKNKELEQLNYIMKQKEKLSNKIFEFMPHPFIILNCENSRILYVNSKFLELAKIHNIKEIINKKIDTYIEFINEDKEKDYNAVLYTDGKKKYLKTKYLMNLMQYDKKIILIEDNTSNVMIKKLKKEVEEKKIQEYTRTQFLSSISHDLKTPINVIYSAIQLEQIYIEKDDIDSLKKYNSISSENCISLIRFANNLIDNSKIYSQFLTANLRKVNIVEIVEDYVMSYVDYVSWNGIELIFDTNTEECMIEVDIEFIGRIILNLISNGVKYTAKGGKIYVIIEEKMDKVFVKVRDTGSGINEEIRNKIFNRYASTNKTISDSKSGTGLGLFVVKRLVELQKGKIYLDEKVLLGTSIVIEFEKGETYD
- a CDS encoding type IA DNA topoisomerase, which produces MAKVIIAEKPSVAKNIADAFKIKTRKDGYFEGNGYYITWAFGHLLQLYDAKDYDESMKGWRFEKFPFIPENFLYKVKCDSANRSIEDKGAKKQLGIIKNLIDRQDVDGIISATDFDREGQVIADEIFDYFKVEKPIYRLLLNEWTPDEVKKGMESLKNNKEMQCLQDAGIGRQWSDWIIGINLTSVSTLKYKFEENKTINIGRVLLPTLKIIYDRDKEIENFTATTYYKLICNFKTDKNEEFEGLYYENDSEKFEKKEDLSKLLPLLEAERANIKDKQTELKKEYPPYLFNLSNLQGYITSKYKGWTSDKVLKVAQSLYEKKLTTYPRTASVVLEESLKDRAKKVLETLKVGLPYEGEIKFTTSKRIFDSSKVESHSAITPTYIKPSGLNGDEKIVYEAIKNRFIMQFMPVAEFEETKVTLKGENPEIKGIFISKGKVKLVEGWKKVEKIESKDVILPKVEVNENVDVIKSKVSSVTKKPPKHHTEKTLLRVMETCGKGVEGKEDSEEMMASILSGFSIGTPATRAETIKKLKDIGYLKTKGKSLICTDLGRNIVEIFPVKDLLDLEYTGRLEKTLSDIEKGKFEKNDFMNLIKDFTIKSVDAIKSDTGALSRFKVELPKDVESVGPCPVCGNPIIEGEKGFGCSNWKNGCKFTIWKDDKYINSFGKKVSREMVELLLKNGKVGFRNLKSKKGNTFSAYFRYEKNEESGYFNWKIEFI
- a CDS encoding sensor histidine kinase, encoding MTKEFFYKIKDFRQKCNTNFNFLLIFIVVLGGYVCIRSSYEFVIFSISIISLGITVGFVYINTVKNKILVKKISNIKKIYFLSLIIGVVIVLVILTLLKKDSMEEVFFLLSLRATLEYSQIENIFNVENKYISNIGIHIIAIVLYVFITLINFKNISIEAIFSDLKLKEIAYISILISLCVALSTLRKILSNRKKISKNEFKKVILYITSIMLNLSGLIFIKLDLNIISKVLLILKCTTFTLFYGYMIDKIRYECFNIINLNIEQAIKEKKHLNSILLKRNKILNDINTMINRTQNNYSMLLDSIYGGVFLFVGNKLQHVNNTMIKKMNMKSSDFVGMDIGVFLKKYCNLSLDEVDTSKHYSFFIDENIVFDMFFSCPDDENKLIYVQDFSYKEENKKIRKEFEECLADDKNKKEFFANISHELKTPINLISSVLQLNKIYLKENKIDLVDNNRKIIIQNCLRLIRTINNFIDSNKISEGYVIPDKKIYNIVDIIENTALACNKYIKRSENTLIFDSQQEEIYVNCDKDFITRIILNLLSNSVKYGKKGGMIKVNLALEDDKVCIIIKNDGPKIEKEIIPYIFDRFTKLNKAFNRIKEGSGLGLFMTKALVEIQGGSIGLISNNEGNEFVITMNYLDNVEKEQIQYENFEMNSIDEKVDIEFSDIYIT
- a CDS encoding YhgE/Pip domain-containing protein, with amino-acid sequence MKNIFRIYARDIKRICTNWAAMIMAIVIILIPSLYSLTNIKASWDPYANTSGIKIAVVNKDSGTIYKDQDLNLGEELIEKLEDNDKMDWTFVSEEEASEGLVKEQYYASIVIPEDFSKCVTTLMEKEVVKPKLIYTVNEKINAIAPKLTDAGAKSVKNQLDENIVKTVSGVMFRLINETGVEIDGKRADIRDIINKIYELDEELPELESILNDTIGGVSDVNSLLLKTNDMLPTVSNLLDSTNDFINNSDYIVDKMQSDINEISPRIKDDLLLSQQLVDNASVTLDNLDENILPETAKKSLITISETATSSKVTVSEIKGMLKSTKSFLKKIIDYELPHINIDDSLLEDDGVAKIQKQLKDQYDIFDDVKDNLKTINKSITILMDKLDDVEEKLDILISRTDEKIQDLEDGKGLDLQTLTDLRSCLKDVNTLISDVIDSYDSEIMNGINDGFDSIKYILSITVDILKDGQDVLPNLEEILSASQDTINFSGDKLADLKDKFPEVKDKVHEVADKLREMDEDDAFNEIIDMITNNWDDQSNFMASPVEIEDNRLFSWPNYGSSSAPFYIVLCIWVGALIASALLSFKAENLDDGVELKPYEVYLGKLLTFITLTTIATILACCGALLWLDVYVVHPIIFILYSIFVSIVFTLIIYTAASLLDDIGKAIIVVMLVIQMAGTGGTFPVEVTPSVFHNIYNYLPFTYATNGMRQILAGIVYPLLIKDIKVLSIYMICSLVLGITLKGPLNKGNDIIMNKLLKSGILRH
- a CDS encoding TspO/MBR family protein, with product MNEKNAKIRIIPLIINIGLPLLSGAIIALILPNIKEVYEQLQKPVFAPPAYVFPVMWTILYILMGIAAYKIYILKYENIDTSPAMFVYYIQLLLNFLWSIIFFGLRLYGLAFLELLVLIFFVILTIKRFYSKGGKYPALLMMPYLIWLIYAGILNFFVWMLNEM
- a CDS encoding ABC transporter ATP-binding protein; amino-acid sequence: MCLLEIRNISMNYHSAKCETKALSSINFKVNEGEFISILGPSGCGKSTLLNIISGLLEPSEGSILYRGEDIKNSLDKIGYMFQKDHLFEWNTVWENVILGLKIKKILNNESKERVENLLESYGLEKFKNHYPRELSGGMRQRVALIRTLALNPEILFLDEPFSALDYQSRLMVCDDVYKIIKKEKKTAIMVTHDIAEAISISQKVVVLSKRPASVKKEAVMKFNNEDLTPFQRRKEPQFSGYFNELWKELNEDNEHKE
- a CDS encoding ABC transporter substrate-binding protein: MKKKSKILIALLTALVTAVSMVGCTSSSKTKDGKVKVRLNEVTRSVFYAPMYIAMSQGFFDDNGIEIDLQTGQGADKVMQAVLSNSADIGFCGPEQVVYINNQGREDYPVLFAQVTQKDGSFLVGRDKNDNFKWIDIKGSNVIGGRPGGVPAMALEYAMKKNNIDPQKDVNMVTNIDFSATAGAYKGGTGDYVALFEPTASTIEKDGSGYILASVGEETGLIPYTCYFSTKSYMDKNPEVIEKFTKAIYEGQQWFFSHSDEEVADSIIDYFPGTDRDTIITVVKNYRSIDALAHSPEIKEEDLNRLMDIIQDYDSSLITTRPQFSKIVDNSYAQKAQN